The Polynucleobacter necessarius genome window below encodes:
- the pheA gene encoding prephenate dehydratase, which produces MSTEEQRLAPLREKIDALDAQILDLLTQRAKAAQEVGYVKSGFASPVFRPEREHQVVARLQEINQGPLLPDGIVAIWREVMSACRALEARQTIAFLGPVGTFSEQAAQTYFGHSIVGLPCASLDEVFRAVEKGAAQFGVVPVENSSEGAISRTLDLLLDSSMRISGEVVLPIRHHLLTKSGDLDGVTTVCAHAQALAQCQQWLSVHAPQLKRQAVSSNAEAARLAAHDSSLAAIAGDPAQEAYGLQAVAAQIQDDPHNRTRFVVVGDYACQPTGKDQTSLVLSVDNHPGAVYRLLAPLAKHGVSMQRFESRPARKGTWEYHFYIDIAGHADDAKVLEALDDLKSVAAFYKNLGSYPHSA; this is translated from the coding sequence ATGAGTACTGAAGAACAGCGCTTAGCTCCCTTAAGGGAAAAAATTGATGCCTTAGATGCCCAGATCTTGGATTTACTGACGCAGCGTGCAAAAGCTGCACAAGAGGTTGGATATGTAAAGAGTGGTTTTGCATCACCAGTATTTCGCCCTGAGCGTGAGCATCAAGTTGTTGCGCGTTTACAAGAAATCAATCAGGGCCCTTTATTGCCGGATGGGATTGTAGCTATCTGGCGTGAAGTGATGTCTGCATGCCGTGCATTAGAGGCGCGGCAAACCATTGCCTTCCTTGGGCCAGTCGGAACCTTTTCTGAGCAAGCAGCACAAACTTACTTTGGGCACTCGATTGTCGGCCTGCCTTGTGCAAGTTTGGATGAGGTGTTCAGAGCGGTAGAAAAGGGTGCAGCACAATTTGGTGTGGTACCCGTAGAAAACTCCAGTGAAGGTGCGATCTCGCGCACTTTAGACTTATTGCTTGATTCTTCGATGCGTATAAGCGGTGAAGTTGTACTGCCAATTCGCCACCATCTATTGACTAAGAGCGGAGATCTAGATGGTGTTACTACGGTCTGCGCACACGCTCAGGCTTTGGCTCAATGTCAACAATGGTTAAGCGTGCATGCTCCCCAACTCAAGCGTCAAGCTGTCAGCAGTAATGCAGAGGCTGCTCGTCTAGCAGCACATGACTCAAGTTTGGCGGCTATCGCAGGAGATCCTGCGCAAGAGGCATATGGATTACAAGCAGTAGCTGCGCAAATTCAGGATGACCCACACAACCGTACTCGTTTTGTTGTGGTTGGAGACTATGCATGCCAGCCTACCGGCAAAGATCAAACATCTTTAGTCCTCTCGGTTGATAACCACCCTGGAGCTGTGTATCGCTTGTTAGCCCCTTTGGCAAAACATGGTGTTTCTATGCAACGCTTTGAATCTCGACCTGCACGTAAGGGGACTTGGGAGTATCACTTTTATATCGATATTGCTGGTCATGCTGATGATGCTAAGGTATTAGAGGCGCTTGATGACCTAAAGAGTGTTGCTGCTTTTTATAAAAACTTAGGCTCTTATCCACATTCTGCTTAA
- the serC gene encoding 3-phosphoserine/phosphohydroxythreonine transaminase: MTFDRRIFNFAAGPATLPEEVLKQAADEMLNCHGLGTSVMEISHRSKEFMEVYEKVIQDLRTLMNIPDSYEILLLQGGGLGQNAAIPMNLMPLAKNGPKADYIVTGVWSEKSFQEAQKYGTANLVASSAVEKFNTIPARNTWKLSSDAAYVLYCANETIGGVEFPDVPEVGDVPLVADISSNILSKEMDVNRCAVWFGGVQKNIGPSGVTIVIVRKDLIGHSMDITPLIWDWAVQANTQSMINTPPTFSIYMAGLGFKWLLGQGGVKVIEKRNQEKADLLYNFLDQSSLYENRVTKEYRSRMNVTFFLKDESLLNAEFLTQSNAAGLVGLRGHKAAGGMRASIYNAMSIEGVQALVEFMRDFERRA; the protein is encoded by the coding sequence ATGACATTTGACCGCCGCATCTTTAATTTCGCTGCGGGGCCTGCTACTTTGCCCGAAGAGGTTTTGAAGCAGGCCGCTGATGAAATGCTCAATTGCCATGGACTTGGCACCAGCGTGATGGAAATTAGTCACCGTAGCAAAGAGTTTATGGAAGTGTATGAAAAGGTCATTCAAGACCTTCGTACATTGATGAATATTCCGGACTCATATGAAATCCTGCTTTTGCAGGGCGGTGGTCTTGGGCAAAATGCAGCCATACCAATGAACTTGATGCCTTTGGCTAAAAATGGACCAAAGGCAGATTACATTGTGACTGGTGTTTGGTCAGAAAAATCATTTCAAGAGGCGCAGAAGTACGGCACGGCAAATTTAGTTGCATCTTCTGCCGTTGAAAAGTTCAATACAATTCCTGCCAGAAATACTTGGAAGTTATCGAGTGATGCTGCCTATGTTCTTTATTGTGCCAATGAGACAATTGGTGGAGTTGAATTTCCAGATGTCCCCGAGGTTGGCGATGTTCCTTTGGTCGCCGATATTTCTAGCAACATTCTCTCTAAAGAGATGGATGTGAATCGATGTGCTGTTTGGTTTGGTGGTGTACAGAAGAATATTGGTCCGTCTGGTGTAACAATTGTGATTGTTCGCAAAGATTTAATAGGTCACAGCATGGACATCACTCCATTAATTTGGGATTGGGCTGTCCAAGCAAATACCCAATCGATGATTAATACTCCGCCTACGTTTTCTATCTACATGGCTGGTCTTGGCTTTAAGTGGTTGCTCGGGCAGGGTGGTGTGAAAGTGATTGAAAAGCGCAATCAAGAAAAGGCGGATTTGCTTTACAACTTCTTGGATCAAAGTAGTTTGTATGAGAATCGCGTTACTAAAGAATATCGTTCGCGTATGAACGTGACCTTTTTCTTAAAAGATGAGAGCCTGCTGAACGCAGAATTTTTGACTCAATCGAACGCTGCTGGTCTGGTGGGATTGCGGGGTCATAAAGCGGCGGGTGGAATGCGTGCCAGCATTTATAACGCCATGTCGATTGAAGGCGTACAAGCCTTAGTTGAATTTATGCGTGACTTTGAAAGGCGGGCTTAA
- a CDS encoding prephenate dehydrogenase, with protein sequence MTIMNPVSNYGTVAIVGVGLIGVSLGLALKKAEVVGKVLGVGRSPENLEQAQKMGAIDGVVDLVEAAKQSDVIVLCIPVAQMRAAFEVIEPNLKPRTMITDAGSTKGDVILAAKEALGKKACQFVPAHPIAGGAQHGASAAKADLFQGKQTIICPLQENSSEDTALITGFWETVGSEVKKIGVVQHDAIYAAVSHLPHILSYAFMASIVISEDAEQKLSHVGAGFKDFTRIAASSPEMWRDICLGNRAAVLKELDQYLLIVNHVRKFIAENDGPGLEKLFNKASKARQDLDVL encoded by the coding sequence ATGACCATTATGAATCCAGTAAGCAATTACGGTACTGTCGCCATTGTGGGCGTTGGTCTAATTGGTGTATCCTTAGGTTTAGCACTTAAAAAAGCTGAGGTTGTAGGTAAGGTATTGGGTGTTGGTCGAAGCCCAGAAAATTTAGAGCAAGCCCAGAAAATGGGTGCGATAGATGGTGTAGTGGATTTGGTTGAGGCAGCTAAACAATCTGATGTCATTGTGCTTTGCATACCGGTTGCTCAGATGCGTGCTGCATTTGAAGTGATTGAGCCAAATCTAAAGCCTCGCACCATGATTACAGATGCGGGTAGTACTAAAGGCGATGTGATCTTGGCTGCCAAAGAAGCCTTAGGTAAAAAAGCCTGTCAATTTGTCCCTGCGCATCCGATTGCGGGTGGTGCGCAACATGGTGCTTCTGCTGCTAAGGCAGATTTATTTCAGGGCAAGCAGACGATTATTTGCCCTTTACAAGAAAACTCTTCTGAAGATACCGCTTTGATTACTGGTTTCTGGGAAACGGTTGGTTCAGAGGTCAAAAAGATTGGTGTTGTTCAGCACGATGCCATTTATGCTGCAGTCTCTCATTTACCGCACATCTTGTCTTATGCTTTCATGGCTAGCATTGTGATCTCTGAAGATGCAGAGCAAAAACTGAGTCATGTGGGTGCAGGCTTCAAAGACTTCACGCGAATTGCTGCATCAAGTCCAGAGATGTGGCGTGATATTTGCTTGGGTAACAGGGCTGCAGTTCTCAAAGAACTAGATCAATACTTATTAATCGTTAATCACGTGCGCAAATTCATTGCTGAAAATGATGGTCCTGGTTTAGAGAAATTATTTAATAAAGCTAGTAAAGCACGCCAAGATTTGGATGTACTTTGA
- the gyrA gene encoding DNA gyrase subunit A — protein MEQAAKETLSISLEDEMRRSYLDYAMSVIVGRALPDVRDGLKPVHRRVLFAMYELNNDWNRAYKKSARIVGDVIGKYHPHGDSAVYDTIVRMTQDFSLRYMLIDGQGNFGSVDGDNAAAMRYTEIRLRKIAHELLVDLDEETVDFGPNYDGSEKEPLILPAKMPNLLINGSSGIAVGMATNIPPHNLDEVVSACLHVLHNPECTIDELIELIPAPDFPTAGIIYGVQGVREGYRTGRGRVVMRAKTHFEDLDKGARQAIIVDELPYQVNKKNLLERIAELVNEKKVEGISDLRDESDKSGMRVVIELKRGEVPEVVLNNLYKSTQLQDNFSMNMVALVDHQPRLLNLKQMLEYFLQHRREVVTRRTIFDLRKTRDRGHVLEGLAVALANIDEFIAIIKAAANPVLAKQELMGKAWDSSMVREMLARAETDTPGGRNAYRPEGLLPEYGMQTAGLYRLSDSQTQEILQMRLQRLTGLEQDKIVNEYKEVMAEISDLLDLLANPERVTQVMESELKEVQSEFGIAGGDTGRRSFIEMNAAELFTEDLITPQDMVVTLSHTGYMKSQPLSEYRAQKRGGRGKQAAATKAEDWIDTLFVANTHDTILCFSDRGRMYWLKVWEVPQGSRTSRGKPIVNMFPLIEGEKITVILPIKGYQDDHYVFMATSLGTVKKTRLSDFSNPRKAGIIAVDLNENDFLVGAAITDGQHDVMLFSDAGKAVRFDENDVRPMGRTARGVRGMNLGEGHQVIAMLVAPAEGAEAAVVAANGVAIPSSVLTATENGYGKRTPMIEYTRHGRGTKGMIAIQTSDRNGKVVAAALVSPEDQIMLITIGGVLVRTRVSEIREMGRATQGVTLINVDAGTRLSGLQRIAESDSDDAGDVEDEGDMPNAAPTADANSDAAGDA, from the coding sequence ATGGAACAAGCCGCTAAAGAAACACTATCCATATCCCTCGAAGACGAAATGCGGCGGTCCTATTTGGACTACGCAATGAGCGTCATCGTCGGCAGAGCCCTGCCAGACGTGCGTGACGGCCTCAAACCGGTTCACCGCCGGGTCTTATTTGCAATGTATGAATTAAACAACGATTGGAACCGAGCTTATAAAAAATCTGCCCGTATAGTTGGCGATGTAATCGGTAAATACCATCCGCACGGTGATTCTGCGGTGTATGACACGATTGTTCGAATGACACAGGACTTCTCTCTACGCTATATGCTGATTGACGGGCAGGGTAACTTTGGCTCCGTAGACGGCGATAACGCTGCTGCAATGCGGTATACCGAGATTCGCCTTCGTAAGATCGCCCATGAGCTTTTGGTTGATTTGGATGAGGAAACAGTCGATTTTGGTCCAAATTACGATGGCAGCGAGAAAGAGCCCCTGATTCTGCCTGCCAAAATGCCTAATTTGCTGATTAATGGCAGTTCTGGCATTGCTGTAGGCATGGCAACTAATATCCCTCCCCATAACCTGGATGAGGTGGTTTCAGCCTGTTTACATGTACTTCACAACCCTGAATGCACGATTGATGAGCTGATTGAGCTAATTCCGGCTCCGGATTTCCCAACCGCCGGGATTATTTACGGGGTTCAGGGCGTTCGCGAGGGCTACCGTACTGGTCGCGGGCGAGTGGTAATGCGTGCCAAAACTCACTTTGAAGATTTGGATAAAGGTGCCCGTCAAGCCATCATCGTTGATGAGTTGCCATATCAGGTTAATAAGAAGAACTTGCTCGAACGTATTGCCGAGTTAGTGAATGAAAAAAAAGTAGAAGGCATTTCTGATTTACGTGATGAATCGGATAAATCTGGCATGCGTGTCGTGATTGAACTCAAGCGCGGAGAAGTGCCAGAAGTTGTTCTCAATAACTTGTACAAGAGCACTCAACTACAAGATAACTTTAGTATGAACATGGTGGCTTTGGTTGATCACCAGCCACGCCTGTTAAATCTCAAGCAAATGCTTGAGTATTTCCTGCAACATCGACGTGAGGTTGTTACACGTCGTACCATTTTTGACCTACGTAAGACGCGTGATCGTGGGCACGTATTAGAAGGATTAGCGGTTGCGTTAGCAAATATTGATGAATTTATTGCGATTATCAAAGCGGCTGCGAACCCAGTGCTTGCTAAGCAAGAATTAATGGGTAAAGCTTGGGACTCATCGATGGTGCGCGAGATGTTAGCGCGGGCTGAGACCGATACACCTGGTGGCCGCAACGCTTATCGTCCAGAAGGATTGTTACCTGAATACGGCATGCAAACTGCTGGCTTATATCGTCTCTCTGATAGTCAGACGCAAGAAATTTTGCAGATGCGCTTGCAACGTTTGACTGGCCTTGAGCAAGACAAGATCGTTAATGAATACAAAGAAGTCATGGCAGAAATTTCTGACTTACTTGATTTGCTAGCAAATCCAGAGCGTGTCACTCAAGTGATGGAATCTGAATTAAAAGAAGTACAATCGGAGTTTGGTATTGCGGGCGGTGATACAGGTCGTCGTTCATTTATTGAAATGAATGCAGCTGAACTTTTCACGGAAGATTTGATTACGCCACAAGATATGGTGGTGACACTCTCACATACCGGTTACATGAAGAGCCAGCCGCTGAGCGAATATCGCGCGCAAAAACGCGGCGGTCGTGGCAAACAAGCTGCTGCAACAAAAGCTGAGGATTGGATTGACACCCTATTCGTGGCTAACACCCATGACACGATTCTGTGCTTCTCTGATCGAGGCCGCATGTACTGGCTCAAAGTATGGGAAGTTCCGCAAGGAAGCCGCACATCGCGTGGTAAGCCTATTGTAAATATGTTCCCCCTGATTGAGGGGGAGAAGATTACTGTGATTCTGCCGATTAAGGGTTACCAAGACGACCACTATGTGTTTATGGCCACTAGCTTAGGTACCGTGAAGAAGACGCGGTTATCTGACTTCTCTAATCCACGTAAGGCCGGCATTATTGCGGTTGACTTAAACGAAAACGATTTCTTGGTCGGTGCGGCGATTACAGACGGTCAGCATGATGTGATGTTGTTCTCTGATGCAGGAAAAGCGGTCCGCTTTGATGAGAATGATGTTCGTCCGATGGGCCGAACTGCCCGTGGTGTACGCGGTATGAATCTTGGTGAAGGCCATCAGGTAATTGCTATGTTGGTGGCTCCTGCTGAAGGCGCTGAGGCTGCGGTTGTAGCTGCGAATGGCGTTGCTATTCCAAGTAGCGTGTTGACTGCAACTGAAAATGGTTACGGGAAACGTACGCCAATGATTGAATATACCCGTCATGGTCGTGGTACCAAAGGCATGATTGCGATTCAGACGTCAGACCGGAACGGTAAAGTGGTTGCTGCTGCACTAGTATCCCCAGAAGATCAAATTATGTTGATCACCATTGGTGGCGTACTAGTTCGTACACGTGTCTCTGAAATTCGTGAAATGGGTCGTGCGACCCAGGGCGTTACTTTGATCAACGTAGATGCAGGTACACGACTTTCTGGTCTGCAGCGTATTGCTGAAAGCGATTCCGATGACGCGGGCGATGTTGAGGATGAAGGCGATATGCCTAACGCTGCTCCAACAGCCGATGCCAATTCTGATGCGGCAGGCGACGCTTAA
- the aroA gene encoding 3-phosphoshikimate 1-carboxyvinyltransferase encodes MHDITIGPFKQAQGSIFLPGSKSISNRALLLAALSSGATTLKNLLDADDTQVMRTALRQLGLTVTDQANNVCVVEGCGGQFPVSEADLFMGNAGTAIRPLTAALAMQGGNYRLSGVARMHERPIRDLVDGLRQVGAKIEYELVQGYPPIQISAAEIQIKDVVKVRGDVSSQFLTALLMALPLVAKEPVRIEVIGKLISRPYIDITLKLMARFGVNVTRPDQQSFVIPAKTSDAVYKRQGQLSVEGDASSASYFLALGAIGGGPVKVVGVGRDSIQGDVALADALALMGANITVGEDWIEVDGVKNANGKLNGITVDCTEIPDVAMTLAVVALFAEGPTRLNHVASWRVKETDRIAAMAKELKKVGAIVAEGADCIVVQSPISLMNWKSPAEGIDTYDDHRMAMCFSLAAFGPNALKINDPNCVAKTFPTYFAEFAKVVS; translated from the coding sequence TTGCATGACATCACCATAGGACCATTTAAGCAAGCGCAAGGCTCAATCTTTTTGCCAGGTTCAAAAAGCATTTCAAATCGCGCCCTATTGCTTGCAGCATTGTCTTCCGGCGCTACTACTTTGAAGAATTTGCTCGATGCCGATGACACCCAGGTCATGCGTACGGCATTACGTCAATTGGGTTTAACGGTTACCGATCAAGCAAACAATGTTTGTGTTGTAGAGGGGTGTGGTGGCCAATTCCCTGTTAGTGAAGCGGATCTTTTTATGGGTAATGCGGGTACTGCGATTCGTCCGCTTACTGCTGCCCTAGCGATGCAAGGCGGTAACTATCGCTTGTCTGGAGTTGCCCGCATGCATGAGAGACCAATTCGGGATTTGGTTGATGGTTTGCGTCAAGTAGGCGCCAAGATCGAGTACGAATTGGTTCAAGGTTATCCACCAATCCAAATATCGGCAGCTGAGATTCAAATAAAAGATGTTGTTAAGGTCCGCGGTGATGTATCAAGCCAATTTTTAACTGCATTACTAATGGCTTTGCCCTTAGTGGCAAAAGAGCCAGTTCGAATTGAAGTGATAGGAAAATTAATTTCTCGTCCGTACATTGATATCACCCTGAAGCTCATGGCGCGCTTTGGTGTTAATGTCACTCGTCCTGATCAACAATCATTTGTTATTCCTGCAAAAACTTCTGATGCTGTTTATAAGCGCCAAGGCCAATTATCTGTCGAAGGCGATGCTTCATCTGCCTCTTATTTCTTGGCGTTGGGGGCGATTGGAGGGGGTCCTGTAAAGGTTGTGGGTGTTGGCAGGGATAGTATCCAGGGTGATGTAGCATTGGCTGATGCTCTTGCGCTCATGGGCGCCAACATTACTGTGGGAGAAGATTGGATTGAAGTGGATGGCGTAAAGAATGCTAACGGCAAACTCAATGGCATCACGGTTGATTGCACTGAAATTCCAGATGTAGCAATGACACTTGCAGTTGTGGCATTATTTGCCGAGGGACCAACCCGCTTAAATCATGTTGCAAGCTGGCGAGTTAAAGAGACAGATCGCATTGCGGCTATGGCAAAAGAATTAAAAAAAGTTGGCGCCATTGTTGCAGAGGGTGCCGATTGCATTGTTGTTCAATCACCCATATCATTGATGAATTGGAAGTCACCAGCTGAAGGCATTGATACCTATGATGACCATCGAATGGCGATGTGCTTTTCCCTCGCTGCTTTTGGCCCGAATGCACTGAAGATCAATGATCCTAATTGTGTTGCCAAAACATTCCCCACTTACTTTGCAGAATTTGCGAAAGTGGTGAGTTAA
- the ompA gene encoding outer membrane protein OmpA, producing the protein MNKTLKVLLASVITVSAASAQTVDNWVNGDGTLNWKNGDGTLCWRVNNWTPATAFKGCDGALVPAAPVSGVSQSKITLQADTLYDFDKATLKPEGMATLDKIARDLSKIKLEVIIAVGNTDSIGTDAYNMALGQRRAQSVKTYLVSKGVDGSRIYTESKGKSNPVASNANAESRAKNRRTDIEVVGTAAK; encoded by the coding sequence ATGAACAAAACCCTAAAAGTGTTGCTGGCTTCTGTTATCACCGTTTCTGCTGCTTCTGCTCAAACCGTTGACAACTGGGTAAACGGCGACGGTACTTTGAATTGGAAAAACGGCGATGGCACATTGTGCTGGCGCGTCAACAACTGGACACCGGCAACTGCGTTCAAAGGTTGTGACGGTGCTCTAGTACCTGCGGCTCCTGTTTCTGGTGTTAGCCAAAGCAAAATCACTTTGCAAGCTGACACACTTTATGATTTTGACAAAGCAACATTGAAGCCAGAAGGCATGGCTACTTTGGACAAGATTGCTCGTGATTTGAGCAAGATCAAGTTGGAAGTCATCATCGCTGTTGGTAACACTGACAGCATCGGCACAGATGCATACAACATGGCCCTCGGTCAGCGTCGTGCGCAATCTGTTAAGACTTACCTCGTAAGCAAGGGTGTTGACGGAAGCCGTATCTACACAGAATCTAAAGGCAAGAGCAATCCAGTTGCATCAAACGCAAATGCTGAAAGCCGCGCTAAGAACCGCCGTACTGACATCGAAGTTGTTGGTACAGCAGCTAAGTAA
- the cmk gene encoding (d)CMP kinase — MSLPPVIAIDGPTASGKGTVASLVAQQLGFHYLDSGALYRLVALASAKQGVEVKNSTKLGFLVPKLLISFKNGQIFLDGEDVTDAIRTENIGLRASALAIYAEVRSALFDLQHSFRQTPGLVADGRDMASVIFPDAVLKVFLTATAAARAERRYKQLIAKGISARLKDLLQDLQERDARDSSRGTAPLLVADGAKVLEASNLTIDQAVKTVLDWYQSAIA, encoded by the coding sequence ATGAGTCTGCCACCAGTCATCGCTATTGATGGACCCACTGCCTCAGGCAAGGGAACTGTCGCCTCCTTAGTGGCTCAACAGCTCGGCTTTCATTACTTGGATAGTGGTGCGCTTTATCGACTAGTTGCTTTGGCTAGTGCAAAGCAGGGTGTTGAGGTCAAAAATAGTACAAAATTAGGCTTTTTAGTTCCTAAGTTATTGATTTCATTCAAGAATGGTCAGATTTTCCTCGATGGCGAGGATGTTACTGATGCTATTCGCACTGAAAACATTGGTCTGAGGGCATCGGCTTTGGCGATTTATGCGGAGGTTAGATCAGCCTTGTTTGACCTACAGCATAGTTTTCGTCAAACGCCTGGCTTGGTGGCTGATGGTAGAGATATGGCCAGCGTCATCTTCCCAGATGCAGTTTTGAAGGTTTTCTTGACTGCGACAGCCGCTGCTAGGGCTGAACGACGCTATAAGCAATTGATAGCTAAGGGGATTTCTGCTAGACTAAAGGATTTGCTGCAAGATTTGCAGGAGCGCGATGCCAGAGACAGTAGTCGAGGTACAGCCCCCCTACTTGTTGCAGATGGTGCAAAAGTGCTTGAAGCATCCAATTTAACGATAGATCAAGCAGTAAAGACAGTTTTAGATTGGTATCAATCTGCGATTGCTTAG